The nucleotide window AGTTCGGCGAGCTGATTAAGTTTTTCAAGTGTATCGTGTGAGCGGTCGCTTCGCATAGTTAGCCTTTGGCTAAAGCTAACACAAAGCGATCAAGATCCTCTAGGGAGTGTTTCTCGGTCACTGCGACCAGAAACTCGTTTCTCATGTGTGGGAAAAAGCGAGCAAGTTCTAGACCGCCAACGATACCGGCTTTTTCGAGCGAAGCTAGGCTGGATTTGGCACCTTTGTCGCTGCGTACTGTAAACTCATTGAAGGTTGGAGCCGAAAAAGCAATGTCGTAACCGTCGCATTTACGGATGGCTGCCTTCAAATACTCGGCTTTTTCAAAGCAATTTTGACCGATTTGCACAAATCCCTTTTTGCCGAGCAAGGCCACGCGGATGGCGAAAGCCAGAGCAATAAGACCATGATTGGTACAGATATTGGAGGTCGCGCGTTCACGACGAATGTGTTGTTCACGCGTTGAAAGTGTTAAAACAAAGCCGCGTGCTCCAGTGCTGTCTGTCGTTTGGCCCACCAAGCGACCAGGCATTTGTCTTAGAAAATCTTTTTTACAGCTGAACAGTCCAACCCCAGGGCCGCCAAGTTGCGGCGGCACTGCAAGTGCCTGACCTTCTCCAACGGCAATATCAACACCGAGGCTGCCTGGAGCCTTAAGCAACGAAAGCGCGTAGGGTTCGGCGGTTGCGCTGATGAGCAAGACGCCTTTTTCATTGCACAACTTCTGGATGCTCTTTAAATCTTCAACGCAGCCAAAAAAATTGGGATAGCCCACAACAAACGCTGCGATGTCGGTTGTGAGTAGTTCGTTTAGTTTAGCAAGGTCTGTTTGACCCTTGCTGTCGAGAGGGGCTGACTTTAAGTCCGGTTTGCCGTCATCGATTCCTTGCAAGTAAGTCTGTACCGTTTGAATGTATTCTGGATGAAGTCCATCCGATAGAAGGCAAGTGCTGCGTTTGGTGATGCGGCGAGCCATCAACACAGCTTCAGCCGTCGCGCTGGCTCCATCATACATGGATGCGTTGGCGACATCCATGTCAAAGAGCTGGCAGACCATGGTTTGGAATTCGTAGATAGATTGCAGTGTGCCTTGCGCTACCTCGGCTTGATAGGGCGTGTACGCGGTATAAAACTCATTGCGCCCGAGCAGTTGATCCACTGCGGGCGGGATGTGATGGGCATAATTGCCTGCACCAAGAAAGGGAGACAAATGAGCCGGCATCGGATTTTGCCGCGAGCGTTTTGAGATGGGACATCAGAGCCGCTTCATCAAGGGCAGGTTCGAGTTTAAGGTCTCCGTCGAGACGAACGTCCGTAGGAATGGTATAAAAAAGGGCATCGACATCGGGGACGCCAATGACCTTTAACATTTCCTTAATCTCGGATTCGGTGTGCGGCAAATAACGCATTGTTTGCTTAGTCCTGTTCTGCGACAAAGGTGGCGTAGCTTGCTGCATCCATGAGCTCTTCGAGTTGGCTTTGATCGCTGATGCGAATACGCAACATCCAACCTTGCCCATAGGTGTCATCGTTGATGAGCTCTGGTTTATCAGCGAGGGCTTCGTTGACCTCTATCACTTCACCATCAACCGGCGAAAAAAGCTCGCTTACTGTTTTGACCGATTCAATGTCGCCAAAACGCTCACCGGCTTTGATCGAGCTGCCCACCGACGGCAAATCAACCAGAGTCACATCACCGAGCTGCTCGACTGCAAAGGCTGTAATGCCAACTGTAATGCTGTCTTGTTCTAGCTTGGCCCATTCATGTTCCTTGGTGTAGCGGCGGTCTTCGGGAAATTGCGTGTCACTCATGCTTTTCTCTCTCACGTTTATCGTTTGTAAAAAGGTGTGGGGACGACCTCTGCCTCGATGGCTTTGTCTCGGATTTGTACGTGAACTTGGCTGCCAAGCGAAGCAAATTCGCTTTTCACGTAGGCTAGCGCAATGGCTTTATCCAGGCTGGGGCTGGGCGAGCCGCTGGTGATTTGTCCAATGACTTGTCCTTGCGCATCAAGCACAGGGTACCCATGTCGGCCGATGCCACGTCCGAGCATCTGCATACCCACCAATTTTCGCGATAGGGCTCGCTTTTTTAGCTCCATCAAGGCGGCTTTCCCTCGGAAATCAGCAGAGTCAAGTTTTACAGCCCAACCCAAGCCTGCCTCGAAGGGGTTTGTTTCTTCGGTGATTTCGTTGCCATAAAGAGAGAGTCTGGCTTCTAAGCGCAAGGTGTCGCGTGCGCCCAGACCGATCGGCTTTGCGCCGTGTACGAGGATGCTGCGCCATAGGGCAGGAGCGTCGGCGTTGGTACAGAAAATTTCAAAGCCATCTTCGCCGGTGTAGCCAGTTCGCGCCAGCTTACAAGCAATGCCATCGAGCTTATCTTCGCTGTACGCAAAGCGGGGCAAATCCAAGATACTGTCTTGGGCGCCAAGTTTTGCCATAATGGAGATGGCTTCGGGGCCTTGAAGGGCTAAGAGCGCCAGATCATCGGAGCGGTCGCTGTATTCACAATCAAACGCATCGGCATGCGTTTTGAAAATTGTGCTTATCTTTCCACGGTTGGAAGCGTTGCATACGACAAGGAATTCGCTGCTGCTTTTGCGATACACAATCAGATCGTCATGAACCCCACCATTCTCGTTACAGCAAAGGCAATACAGCGCTCGGCCCGAAGCAAGTTTCGCGATGTTTCCGGTCACCAAGCTATCGAGCATGCGCTCAGCGTCGGGACCGGTAATAACGAGTTCTCCCATGTGTGAGACGTCAAACAGTCCAGCGTGCTGACGTACGGCGAGGTGCTCTTTTACAATTCCCTCATACTGCACCGGCATCTGCCAGCCAGAAAATGGCACAATGCGTGCACCGAGTCGTTTGTGTTCCTCGAAAAGAGGTGTTTTTCGTAGCCCTGTTTCCACAGCGCTCGACCCTATCGGGGCTTTTTAGGGCTGGCAATGGCCGCATTCATAAAAAAGAGACAACTTTTCCCTTTTGTGGCCGATGACAGGGTGCGGTCACACTGACAGCTCGGCCAAGGTAGATATGGAAAAGATTTTACTTTCTCGCGACGGAGAAGTCGTTGCGGCGTTTTTGCTCAATCCAGGGAGTCTCTAGGTTGGTCGAGCCAATAACTCGGATATCATTATTGACGATCCGAGCGTGGCCGAACGTCATCTGCTCCTAGCGAGGCAGGGAGGAACGGTCATGGCTTACGATCTGCGCGATATCAAACAAAAACCTTCCATTTTTCCACCCGGGCAAGCCATTCATATTGGCCAACGACATACGCTTTTGCGTCATTTTGATCATCGCGTAAAAAAAGAGATTGAAACCGAACCGCTTGCTCAGCGGGCTGAGGATCTGTCATCGCGTTACCATCTTTTGGTGGGCAGTTCCCAAGATGCTCGAAAAATAGTGATAGAAGATAAAGCCGTGCACGTGGGCACCGATAGCGACAACGGTCTTGTGCTCTACGATTCAGCGGTAAGCCGCCGACACTGTCGTTTGGAGCCCGGCGCTCGTGGTCTTCGTATTCGGGATCTTGGTAGCACCAATGGTACCTGGGTTGATGGTGTTCAAGTCCTGTGTGCTCAGCTTGAGCACGGTATGAGGGTTCGGGTGGGTAAGACCACCCTTTATGTCGTTCGTGCTGAAACTGACGATAAGACAGACACAAAGGGGATCGATGGTTTTGTAGCCAAAAGTCTAGCGATGCAACATGTGGTATCGGAAGTCGAACGTTTCTGTCGTTTTTCTTGGCCGGTGCTTATCGCCGGTCCAACGGGCGTTGGTAAGGAAAGCATTGCACGCAATCTTCATCGCAAATCAATCCGCAAGAATGGACCTTTTGTTGCCCTCAATGCTGGAGGCTTGCCCCACGACCTTATGGAAAGTGAACTCTTTGGTCATGAAAAAGGGGCATTCACCGGAGCTGTGAATGCGCACAAAGGCGCCTTTGAACGAGCGAACGGCGGTGTCCTGTTTCTTGATGAAATAGGAGAGCTTCCGCTTAGTGCTCAAGCGAGGCTTTTACGAGTGCTGGAAAACTGGGAAGTGCTGCGTGTTGGCGGGGAGAGCTCTTTTTCGGTCGATTTACGACTTGTTTGCGCGACACATCGTGACTTGCCAAAATTAGTCGAAGCGGGCGAGTTCCGTGCGGACCTTTACTATCGCATTGCTCGCCTAGTCATTAAAGTGCCAGCTCTAAAGGAACGTCTTGAAGAACTTCGACCTTTAGCGGAACATTTTCTCAATGAAATGCGCGCAGAGCTTGGCCCTCGAGCGTTGGGGCAAGATGCTTTCGATCGATTGTGCCTGCACCACTGGCCCGGTAACGTTCGTGAGTTTCGAAATGTTTTGTGCGCCGCGGCGGTGAGTGCAGTGACGCCCAGCATCACTGCTGCGGACATCGATCACGCCTTTGTTCGTTTGGGCATCGAAGGTTCTGCGGACTATCCCATCGAGTCAATTGAACAGATGTTGGTTGAGCACAAAGGAAATCTATCATCGGTTGCAAGAGCGCTTGGCATTCCTCGTTCAACTCTTCGCGATCGACTCAGGACGAAAAAATAATCAACGATCTTCCCTAAACAACCGCAAACGAAGCGCTACTAAATCTGCGGCTACCGCTAGCGCTTGTCGTGTGTTCGCTGATTTAGAACGACCGGCCAGTCGGGGGCGGCAAGGGACGATGACCACTGAATAAGGCTCTTGTGCGCGCAGCATGCGAATAGGAAATTCAAATTTAAAAAGAAACTATCCGATGGAAGTTTTTTTCGATTGAAGAGCAAGCGGCGAAACAGATAGGGGCCGTCGCTTTTTAGCCGCACTCCAAGAAGCAAAAATATCAGGGTGCGTACGCCCCAGGACAATATCTTTCGATGCACGCCATCGTTGCGGTTTTCGTAAACCGAAAAAACAATATTG belongs to Myxococcales bacterium and includes:
- a CDS encoding sigma 54-dependent Fis family transcriptional regulator produces the protein MAYDLRDIKQKPSIFPPGQAIHIGQRHTLLRHFDHRVKKEIETEPLAQRAEDLSSRYHLLVGSSQDARKIVIEDKAVHVGTDSDNGLVLYDSAVSRRHCRLEPGARGLRIRDLGSTNGTWVDGVQVLCAQLEHGMRVRVGKTTLYVVRAETDDKTDTKGIDGFVAKSLAMQHVVSEVERFCRFSWPVLIAGPTGVGKESIARNLHRKSIRKNGPFVALNAGGLPHDLMESELFGHEKGAFTGAVNAHKGAFERANGGVLFLDEIGELPLSAQARLLRVLENWEVLRVGGESSFSVDLRLVCATHRDLPKLVEAGEFRADLYYRIARLVIKVPALKERLEELRPLAEHFLNEMRAELGPRALGQDAFDRLCLHHWPGNVREFRNVLCAAAVSAVTPSITAADIDHAFVRLGIEGSADYPIESIEQMLVEHKGNLSSVARALGIPRSTLRDRLRTKK
- the gcvT gene encoding glycine cleavage system aminomethyltransferase GcvT, yielding MGSSAVETGLRKTPLFEEHKRLGARIVPFSGWQMPVQYEGIVKEHLAVRQHAGLFDVSHMGELVITGPDAERMLDSLVTGNIAKLASGRALYCLCCNENGGVHDDLIVYRKSSSEFLVVCNASNRGKISTIFKTHADAFDCEYSDRSDDLALLALQGPEAISIMAKLGAQDSILDLPRFAYSEDKLDGIACKLARTGYTGEDGFEIFCTNADAPALWRSILVHGAKPIGLGARDTLRLEARLSLYGNEITEETNPFEAGLGWAVKLDSADFRGKAALMELKKRALSRKLVGMQMLGRGIGRHGYPVLDAQGQVIGQITSGSPSPSLDKAIALAYVKSEFASLGSQVHVQIRDKAIEAEVVPTPFYKR
- the gcvH gene encoding glycine cleavage system protein GcvH, with the protein product MSDTQFPEDRRYTKEHEWAKLEQDSITVGITAFAVEQLGDVTLVDLPSVGSSIKAGERFGDIESVKTVSELFSPVDGEVIEVNEALADKPELINDDTYGQGWMLRIRISDQSQLEELMDAASYATFVAEQD